In the Muricauda sp. MAR_2010_75 genome, one interval contains:
- a CDS encoding carbohydrate-binding family 9-like protein, translating into MFQIMVLYFAMAGTVSCAGQRGAAPESIIVYKTNEPVKVDGLANEASWEKAEVSNDFIDIEGVKTPTYKTNVRMLWDETYLYFLAEMEEPHVWATLKQRDTVIFYNNDFEIFIDPDGDTHNYYEFEMNALNTVWDLFIVKPYRESAPIVDSWEILGLKSAVHVNGTLNDPNDIDKGWSVEVAMPWEVLKEASGSNAIPEGDFWRINFSRVNWDFDVVNGKYARKKDANGKFLPEYNWVWSPQGVVNMHEPEHWGYAYFSPKAAGEVDSFKIPEDEQIRWMLYTFYRAQKKYRTQNGSWATQLDELGLEPIAKDGTKVNLDLELHRMGWTIQAESPFTGSVFVIGQDGKYQQIK; encoded by the coding sequence ATGTTCCAAATAATGGTGTTGTACTTTGCGATGGCAGGCACGGTTTCTTGTGCCGGGCAGCGTGGAGCAGCGCCAGAATCCATTATTGTGTACAAGACCAACGAACCTGTTAAGGTTGATGGTTTGGCCAATGAGGCATCTTGGGAAAAGGCTGAAGTTTCCAATGACTTTATTGACATTGAAGGTGTGAAGACCCCAACCTACAAAACCAATGTGCGTATGCTTTGGGACGAAACATACCTGTATTTTTTAGCCGAAATGGAAGAACCACATGTGTGGGCAACCTTAAAGCAGCGAGATACGGTTATTTTCTATAACAACGATTTTGAAATTTTCATCGACCCTGATGGGGATACGCACAATTATTATGAGTTTGAAATGAATGCCCTCAATACTGTTTGGGATTTGTTCATAGTAAAACCGTACAGGGAAAGTGCTCCCATTGTGGATAGTTGGGAAATTTTGGGTTTAAAATCGGCTGTGCATGTCAATGGTACTTTGAATGACCCCAATGATATTGATAAAGGGTGGAGTGTTGAGGTGGCCATGCCTTGGGAGGTTTTGAAAGAGGCCAGTGGTAGCAATGCTATCCCGGAAGGTGATTTTTGGCGCATCAATTTTTCAAGGGTAAACTGGGATTTTGATGTTGTTAATGGAAAATATGCACGGAAAAAGGACGCAAACGGCAAATTTCTCCCTGAATATAATTGGGTGTGGTCCCCACAAGGGGTTGTTAACATGCACGAACCCGAACATTGGGGATATGCCTATTTTTCGCCAAAAGCCGCTGGTGAAGTGGATAGTTTTAAGATTCCAGAAGATGAACAGATCAGATGGATGCTCTATACATTTTATCGAGCACAAAAAAAATATCGAACCCAAAATGGCTCCTGGGCAACCCAATTGGATGAACTCGGATTGGAACCCATTGCGAAGGATGGTACAAAAGTGAACCTTGATTTGGAGTTGCACCGAATGGGATGGACCATTCAGGCAGAAAGTCCATTTACGGGGTCTGTATTTGTGATTGGTCAGGATGGGAAATATCAGCAAATCAAATAA
- a CDS encoding sodium:solute symporter family protein, giving the protein MISLNTLDVLIIFGFFAITLGIGIYVSKSSGKNSSEFFLSGKSMPWWLLGISMVATTFSTDTPNLVTDIVRTNGVSGNWVWWAFLLTGLLTVFIYARLWRKSNVNTDLEFYELRYGGKPARFLRGFRAIYLGVIFNVITMSAVTLAAIKIGGIMLGLEPWQTVVSAGLITVIFSAVGGFKGVVYTDFILFFVAMGGAIGAAYYLVNIPEVGGLEALLSNENVKEKLDILPDTSDTHTLITLLIIPLAVQWWSSWYPGAEPGGGGYIAQRMLSAKNEKHAIGATFFFNIMHYAMRPWPWILVALASLVVFPDLESLQQAFPIVADDKLGHDLAYSAMLTKLPSGLLGLVLASLVAAYMSTISTQLNWGSSYIVYDFYQQRVDPEASEKRLVAVGRISTVGLMVLSALLALLLQNALQLFEVLLVFGAGTGLIFILRWFWWRINAWSEITAMFVSGILSLLFKLNPLGDYLFATETGLLPDWMEYPTVVLVTTAAWLIATYITAPESTEVLNSFYKKINPGGPGWKKIVKQARAQGTELDNGEKWSVPSGIQAMLYGTILIYSLLFATGYWIYGRWAGALILTAVALISGSVLILKWRQIKATIT; this is encoded by the coding sequence ATGATATCATTGAATACATTGGATGTACTCATCATCTTTGGATTTTTTGCCATTACCTTGGGCATTGGAATCTATGTGTCCAAAAGCTCGGGAAAGAACAGTTCTGAATTTTTCCTGTCCGGTAAATCCATGCCGTGGTGGTTGTTGGGAATATCCATGGTGGCTACAACATTCTCAACCGATACACCCAATTTGGTGACCGACATTGTCCGGACCAACGGCGTTTCTGGAAACTGGGTTTGGTGGGCCTTTTTGTTGACGGGGTTGCTAACGGTCTTCATCTATGCTCGTCTTTGGCGGAAATCAAACGTCAACACAGACCTTGAGTTCTATGAACTGAGGTATGGTGGAAAACCCGCCCGTTTTTTAAGAGGGTTCAGGGCCATTTATCTCGGAGTGATCTTCAATGTCATTACCATGTCCGCAGTGACTTTGGCCGCAATTAAGATTGGTGGCATCATGCTTGGGCTGGAACCATGGCAGACGGTGGTCAGTGCTGGCCTCATCACGGTTATCTTCAGTGCCGTTGGAGGGTTTAAAGGGGTCGTCTATACTGATTTTATTCTCTTCTTCGTGGCGATGGGCGGTGCCATTGGTGCAGCGTATTATTTGGTGAATATCCCAGAAGTTGGTGGTTTGGAAGCCTTGTTGTCCAATGAAAATGTAAAGGAAAAACTGGATATTTTACCAGATACAAGCGATACCCATACCTTGATTACCCTTTTGATCATTCCATTGGCCGTACAATGGTGGAGTTCTTGGTACCCAGGAGCGGAGCCGGGGGGAGGGGGCTATATCGCACAGCGAATGCTATCTGCCAAAAATGAAAAGCATGCTATTGGGGCCACGTTCTTTTTCAACATTATGCATTATGCCATGCGTCCATGGCCTTGGATTTTGGTGGCACTCGCATCTTTGGTTGTTTTCCCCGATTTGGAGAGTTTGCAACAGGCCTTTCCCATTGTAGCTGATGATAAATTGGGACACGACTTGGCCTATTCTGCCATGTTGACCAAATTGCCCTCTGGATTATTGGGATTGGTTTTGGCCTCTTTGGTGGCCGCTTACATGTCCACCATATCCACGCAGCTCAACTGGGGTTCTTCCTATATTGTGTATGATTTTTACCAACAAAGGGTCGATCCAGAAGCATCTGAAAAGCGTTTGGTGGCAGTGGGACGAATCTCCACGGTTGGCTTGATGGTCTTGAGTGCCTTGCTGGCCCTTCTATTGCAGAATGCACTTCAACTTTTTGAAGTATTGCTTGTGTTTGGGGCAGGAACCGGACTGATTTTTATCCTGAGGTGGTTTTGGTGGCGTATCAATGCGTGGAGCGAGATCACCGCCATGTTCGTATCTGGAATATTGTCATTACTGTTCAAGTTGAACCCATTGGGAGATTATTTGTTCGCTACTGAAACGGGACTTTTACCCGATTGGATGGAATACCCCACGGTGGTACTTGTGACCACAGCGGCATGGTTGATTGCAACTTATATCACTGCTCCTGAAAGTACCGAAGTGTTGAACAGCTTTTACAAGAAAATAAATCCCGGAGGTCCCGGTTGGAAAAAGATTGTCAAACAGGCCAGAGCACAGGGCACCGAACTGGACAATGGTGAAAAATGGAGCGTTCCCAGTGGAATACAGGCCATGCTGTACGGTACCATTCTGATTTACAGTCTTTTGTTCGCTACCGGATATTGGATTTATGGAAGATGGGCAGGAGCCCTGATATTGACAGCTGTGGCCTTAATTTCAGGCTCAGTTTTAATATTGAAATGGCGACAGATTAAAGCGACCATCACCTAA
- a CDS encoding sensor histidine kinase, translating into MQLQKQVKNRFLVNAATQFKITPLHHVIFWLIYFTFNFLRWGSYFNDYLYSVKANLLGFPIHIFLTYFTIYYLIPRFIFKRKIILFILILFSSIFVMVVIKYLLTFFLISYDVWPEGPETHSLTFNYTIVMMLGELYVITFVASIKLTIDWLRETGRAARLEKEQLETELRFLRAQISPHFFFNTLNNIYSLSLEKSDKTPETIIKLSDLMRYVLYETKDKNQSLRKELIFIKNYLDLEKIRYNENLQLEFEVTGDPKGKKIAPMLLVQFIENAFKHGANQNIGKVRISIKILIEKKFLYFEISNTKPKNHLQNKEKYAGGIGLLNVEKRLKLRYGEDEYKLDIHEELDEYIVKLKLKLR; encoded by the coding sequence ATGCAACTTCAAAAACAAGTCAAGAATAGGTTTTTGGTAAATGCTGCAACCCAGTTCAAGATTACCCCATTGCACCATGTAATTTTCTGGCTTATCTATTTTACTTTTAATTTTTTGAGATGGGGCAGCTATTTCAATGATTACCTGTATTCTGTTAAAGCCAATCTCTTAGGGTTCCCCATCCATATTTTTCTAACCTACTTCACCATTTACTATTTGATTCCACGCTTTATTTTTAAGCGAAAGATCATACTTTTTATTCTGATTTTATTCTCCTCCATTTTTGTTATGGTGGTCATTAAATACCTGCTCACCTTTTTTTTGATAAGTTATGATGTATGGCCCGAAGGCCCTGAAACACATAGCCTTACCTTCAACTATACCATAGTGATGATGTTGGGTGAACTCTACGTGATTACTTTTGTGGCATCAATTAAATTGACCATCGACTGGCTTCGGGAAACAGGAAGGGCGGCAAGATTGGAAAAGGAGCAATTGGAAACCGAACTCCGTTTTTTGCGGGCCCAAATTTCCCCGCATTTTTTCTTCAACACCTTGAACAATATTTATTCACTGAGCCTGGAAAAATCAGACAAAACCCCTGAGACCATTATCAAACTTTCCGATTTGATGCGCTATGTGCTATATGAAACCAAGGACAAAAACCAAAGCCTAAGAAAAGAGCTCATTTTTATAAAAAACTATCTAGATCTTGAAAAGATACGGTACAACGAAAACCTGCAACTTGAATTTGAGGTTACCGGAGACCCCAAAGGGAAAAAAATCGCACCCATGCTATTGGTCCAATTTATCGAAAATGCCTTTAAACATGGGGCCAACCAAAACATTGGGAAAGTACGGATAAGCATAAAAATACTGATTGAAAAAAAGTTTCTTTACTTTGAAATCAGTAATACCAAACCCAAAAACCACTTGCAAAACAAAGAAAAATACGCTGGGGGAATAGGGCTTTTGAATGTCGAGAAAAGATTAAAACTACGGTATGGAGAAGATGAATACAAACTTGACATACATGAAGAATTGGATGAATATATTGTGAAACTAAAGCTCAAACTCAGATGA
- a CDS encoding SusC/RagA family TonB-linked outer membrane protein, whose product MIQKLKYVLVFAVMVSIQGAMAQTITGTVSDEAGTPLPGVNIVEKGTNNGVTSDFDGNYGITVSDSGATLVFSYLGYQTIEIPVSGRTTIDLTLQEDTELLDEVVVTALGISREKKSLGYAVTEVESEQINTVKDYNVANSLVGKVAGLVVNQSGGVGSSSRIVLRGNNSITGNNQALIVVDGIPIDMSDTSSGGSVYSSTVTGGGITDLNPEDIESVSVLKGPNAAALYGSRAASGVLLITTKKGSKGRGLGISFNSNVTLENPMFLPEYQNEYGQGTNGAPYPDVAGMGTSSWGSRMDGTQQIYFTGEQKAYSAQPNNVEDYFETGEKLINSVSVDKGGDDYSMRFSYTNNSTTSIIPNSKLNSHNFNLRTLVDISDKLSFDGKATYFTQELNNRVNLGSEGVLGYVYYMPRSVDVNDLKTYQIANPALYDPNNGISEYDVISYSGSGKSIGNPYWIQYEDTNDQRRDRFIGFGKVNYEFNDWLSAFIRVGGDVTNVRTDFINPVGHHFNRYGRVEFNTDKYTEMNSDFLITANKDFGEKINLTANVGGNLSKRTAERMGVVGSQFKIPTRALLANTNIQSSTHTPMETKKVNSLYGSVSLGYDNFMYLDLTARNDWSSTLAADNRSYFYPSASFALLLDRFIDPERNVVDMFKLRTSWAEVGNDTGVYQLYQTFDVPQQGYLGLTTLSAPDIRYNEDLKPESVKSVEFGAEGRFFKNRLYFDLSVYNITTNDMIYDLPVPAATGFNFYKSNIGEVQNKGVEFLIGGMPVRTEDFSWDVSFNFSKNKNTVNSLIEGLDGTILNTTNSGNVAIAANVGGGIGDIYGTVWATDDDGNRLVNAEGIPMASSERELLGNAQPDWIGGLTNTISYKNLSLRFLIDGRVGGEIYSVTSASLDGAGVSERSLLYRDGGVVVDAINSDTGSANTESITAQEYWGAVSGIAENYVYEQTNVRLREFAFTYNFSRDLVQKIGLNSASLGLIGRNLFFFYKKADDIDPDATLGTGLNGQGISINNVPTVRSLGLNLNLKL is encoded by the coding sequence ATGATTCAAAAACTTAAGTATGTACTTGTTTTTGCGGTAATGGTTTCCATTCAGGGGGCCATGGCGCAAACAATTACCGGAACGGTTTCTGACGAAGCTGGGACACCCTTACCTGGAGTCAACATTGTTGAAAAAGGAACCAACAATGGTGTTACTTCCGATTTCGATGGAAATTATGGCATTACTGTATCAGACAGCGGTGCCACTTTGGTGTTTTCTTATTTAGGCTACCAGACCATTGAAATTCCAGTTTCGGGCCGAACAACGATTGATCTAACCCTGCAGGAAGATACGGAACTTCTTGACGAGGTGGTGGTTACTGCTCTTGGAATCAGTCGAGAGAAAAAATCACTAGGTTATGCGGTAACCGAGGTGGAATCAGAGCAAATCAACACCGTAAAGGACTACAACGTAGCCAACTCCTTGGTGGGTAAGGTCGCTGGATTGGTGGTGAACCAATCCGGTGGTGTAGGTTCCAGTTCCAGGATTGTACTTCGGGGTAACAATTCCATCACTGGGAACAACCAGGCATTGATCGTAGTGGATGGTATCCCTATTGATATGTCCGACACATCTTCTGGAGGTAGTGTGTACAGTAGTACGGTTACCGGTGGTGGTATCACCGACCTTAACCCAGAGGATATTGAATCCGTATCGGTGTTGAAGGGACCAAACGCAGCAGCACTTTATGGATCACGTGCTGCCAGTGGGGTTTTATTGATCACTACCAAAAAAGGAAGCAAGGGCAGAGGTCTTGGTATTTCTTTCAATTCAAATGTAACCTTGGAAAATCCCATGTTTTTGCCAGAGTATCAGAATGAATATGGGCAAGGAACCAACGGTGCTCCTTATCCTGATGTTGCCGGTATGGGAACCTCTTCTTGGGGTTCTAGAATGGATGGTACCCAGCAAATCTATTTCACAGGGGAACAAAAGGCCTACTCGGCACAGCCCAATAATGTGGAGGATTATTTTGAAACAGGTGAAAAACTTATCAATTCTGTATCTGTGGATAAAGGCGGAGATGATTACAGTATGCGGTTCTCCTATACCAATAACAGTACAACATCCATTATTCCAAATTCCAAATTAAATAGCCACAACTTTAATTTAAGAACGTTGGTGGACATTTCGGACAAATTGAGCTTTGATGGAAAAGCCACTTACTTTACCCAAGAGTTGAACAATAGGGTAAATCTAGGTTCCGAAGGGGTTTTGGGATACGTGTACTACATGCCCAGAAGTGTTGATGTGAACGACCTTAAAACCTATCAAATTGCCAACCCTGCATTGTACGATCCAAACAATGGAATCAGTGAGTATGATGTGATCAGTTATTCTGGAAGCGGTAAAAGTATTGGTAACCCATATTGGATTCAGTATGAGGACACCAATGACCAAAGACGCGATCGTTTCATTGGTTTTGGTAAAGTGAATTATGAGTTCAATGATTGGTTGTCAGCCTTCATTCGGGTAGGTGGCGATGTTACCAATGTACGAACCGACTTCATCAACCCAGTAGGACACCATTTCAATAGATATGGTCGTGTGGAGTTCAACACAGATAAATATACCGAAATGAACTCAGATTTCTTGATCACTGCAAACAAGGATTTTGGCGAAAAAATCAATCTTACGGCCAATGTGGGTGGTAACTTGTCAAAGCGTACCGCTGAAAGAATGGGAGTTGTGGGGTCACAGTTTAAGATTCCTACAAGGGCTTTGTTGGCCAACACCAACATCCAGTCCAGTACGCACACGCCAATGGAAACCAAAAAAGTAAACTCACTATATGGTTCTGTATCCTTGGGATATGATAATTTCATGTATTTGGATTTAACAGCCAGAAACGATTGGTCGTCAACCTTGGCGGCTGATAACCGTTCTTATTTTTATCCATCTGCGAGTTTTGCACTTCTGTTGGACAGATTTATCGATCCAGAAAGAAACGTAGTGGATATGTTTAAATTGCGGACCAGTTGGGCCGAAGTAGGTAACGATACTGGAGTGTATCAGTTGTATCAAACTTTTGATGTGCCACAACAAGGGTATTTGGGATTAACCACCTTGAGTGCGCCCGATATCAGATACAATGAAGACCTAAAACCAGAAAGCGTAAAGTCTGTTGAATTTGGTGCAGAAGGACGTTTCTTCAAAAACCGTTTGTATTTCGACCTTTCTGTGTATAACATCACCACCAATGATATGATTTATGATCTGCCCGTACCTGCGGCCACAGGATTCAACTTTTACAAATCAAATATTGGTGAGGTGCAGAACAAGGGTGTTGAATTTTTGATAGGCGGTATGCCGGTGAGAACAGAAGATTTTTCTTGGGATGTATCTTTTAACTTCTCTAAAAACAAAAACACCGTAAATTCATTGATTGAAGGCTTGGATGGCACCATTTTAAACACAACCAACTCAGGTAACGTGGCTATTGCGGCAAATGTTGGAGGTGGTATCGGCGATATTTATGGAACCGTTTGGGCCACTGATGATGACGGAAACAGATTGGTCAATGCCGAAGGTATTCCAATGGCTTCCTCAGAGCGTGAACTTTTGGGGAATGCACAACCCGATTGGATTGGTGGTTTGACCAACACTATTTCATACAAAAATCTTTCCCTCCGTTTCTTGATCGATGGACGTGTAGGCGGTGAAATTTACTCTGTAACGTCAGCAAGCCTTGATGGTGCGGGTGTTTCCGAAAGAAGTTTACTGTATAGGGATGGTGGTGTTGTAGTGGATGCCATTAATAGTGATACGGGCTCAGCCAATACAGAGAGTATTACTGCTCAAGAATACTGGGGTGCCGTTTCTGGTATTGCCGAAAACTATGTATACGAGCAAACCAACGTGAGATTGAGGGAATTTGCATTTACCTATAACTTTAGTAGGGACTTGGTTCAAAAAATAGGCCTCAACTCTGCATCTTTGGGATTGATAGGAAGAAACTTGTTCTTCTTTTACAAAAAGGCAGATGATATAGATCCAGATGCAACCTTGGGTACTGGATTGAACGGACAGGGTATTTCCATAAACAATGTACCCACGGTCAGGAGCCTTGGGTTGAACCTTAATCTGAAATTATAA
- a CDS encoding serine hydrolase: protein MKSIPQHLSILLSVVFFFCLIGVKAQVFTDRVWHWASESEAKAWNNPKAEAFHEYLVDSTKITGLMIVHKGKVVFDYGDLEEVSYIASIRKSVLSMLYGQYVEDGTIRLNKTIKELGIDDVEGILPIEQSATIQDIISARSGVYHPEGYGGGMQEYAPERGSVKPGTYWLYSNWDFNVAGYVFEQETGKNIYDEVERQLANPLHMQDWDRSLQHKQGNTSISKYLAYPMWFSTRDMARLGLLMLNKGKWKDVQVISESWVDEMLESRTSHEELNKNVPVFHGTGVNYGYGYMWWLWQDVSDPRFEGAYSGKGAMGQNITVYPAIETVLVFKTKAAYGRSNPSAVRIKVAQKAAEIFTMED from the coding sequence ATGAAATCAATTCCACAGCATTTATCAATACTTCTTTCGGTAGTATTTTTCTTTTGCCTCATCGGCGTAAAAGCACAAGTCTTCACGGACCGGGTCTGGCATTGGGCTTCTGAATCTGAGGCCAAAGCATGGAACAATCCTAAGGCTGAAGCGTTTCATGAGTATTTGGTGGACAGCACAAAAATCACCGGGCTTATGATCGTCCATAAGGGCAAGGTAGTTTTCGATTATGGTGACCTAGAGGAAGTCAGTTACATTGCCTCCATCCGAAAAAGTGTACTCTCCATGCTCTATGGACAGTATGTTGAAGATGGCACCATTCGCCTCAATAAAACCATCAAGGAATTGGGTATTGATGATGTGGAAGGGATCCTTCCCATTGAACAGTCTGCCACTATCCAGGATATTATTTCTGCTAGGTCCGGAGTGTACCACCCAGAAGGCTATGGTGGGGGAATGCAGGAATACGCGCCCGAACGTGGCTCCGTAAAACCTGGAACCTATTGGTTGTACAGCAACTGGGATTTTAATGTGGCAGGGTATGTTTTTGAACAGGAGACAGGAAAGAACATCTATGATGAAGTGGAACGACAGTTGGCCAATCCCTTGCACATGCAGGATTGGGACCGTTCCCTACAACACAAACAAGGCAATACCTCAATCTCCAAATATTTGGCGTACCCTATGTGGTTCTCAACCCGTGATATGGCTCGTCTAGGGCTGCTAATGCTGAACAAAGGGAAGTGGAAAGATGTTCAGGTCATTAGCGAATCTTGGGTGGATGAAATGCTGGAATCCCGCACTTCACATGAAGAATTGAACAAAAACGTGCCTGTTTTTCATGGTACAGGGGTCAATTATGGTTATGGCTATATGTGGTGGCTATGGCAAGATGTGAGCGACCCGCGTTTTGAGGGTGCTTATTCCGGGAAAGGTGCCATGGGGCAAAATATTACAGTGTATCCCGCCATTGAAACCGTATTGGTGTTTAAGACCAAAGCGGCTTATGGTCGCAGTAATCCTTCGGCTGTACGCATAAAAGTGGCCCAAAAGGCTGCGGAAATCTTCACTATGGAAGACTAA
- a CDS encoding SusD/RagB family nutrient-binding outer membrane lipoprotein, producing the protein MKKEIMRIGLAVATLLFAISCSDFDDINVKPNAFTSDEVSAKYFVTETQIQLYAPNRFPYWRAQLIHWDRFAGQFCFGFNGSWWTDGLSYTYDTGYTDAAYDYLAGYVTSLSAFMNFVGEGGELENQNYYAIGLIMKGLYYQTYTDVFGMVPYSEALNPDIITPTYDSQAAIYQGVIAELDEAMAIIGDATVTGDGVEVLAENDLFFGGDLQQWKKLANSLKLRMALRAQGAPGADFATAAISEALASDLLVTDGDNALMEKDTEISQWSNAAYGDVWHNFGVGSNWTVGKTLIDYLQANNDPRLPMYAQPIDGGEVVFTEPVEGEGVALFDKHVDFILAQLDNAGVSYTRTDGTNGDGLATVTINVATDTPYYVGQPTRLNGLIYTHVKEALFSRPAAIVINAKNQGNEIFPEIVFTAAEGNFLQAEAIVKGLATGDAQTFYQEGIRQAMRIWNVDDAAIETFISTEDMALLNGSADENLEKISIQRWIAAYTDGSEAWAIVRDSGYPSELAAGVSDYDLYSAGTLNGAYPQRMRYGTNAYNTNGPNTEAANAAQGPDMQGTTLWFAQ; encoded by the coding sequence ATGAAAAAAGAAATAATGAGAATAGGATTGGCAGTGGCCACCCTATTGTTCGCAATAAGTTGCTCCGATTTTGACGATATCAATGTAAAGCCAAACGCCTTTACATCTGATGAGGTAAGTGCCAAATATTTTGTCACAGAGACACAAATTCAACTTTATGCTCCCAATAGATTTCCGTATTGGAGAGCCCAGTTGATTCACTGGGATCGTTTTGCAGGTCAGTTCTGTTTCGGTTTTAATGGAAGTTGGTGGACAGATGGTCTATCCTATACATATGATACAGGATATACAGATGCCGCTTATGATTATTTGGCTGGATATGTCACTAGCCTCAGTGCATTCATGAACTTTGTAGGTGAAGGTGGAGAGCTTGAAAATCAAAACTATTATGCCATAGGATTGATCATGAAAGGATTGTACTATCAAACCTATACCGATGTATTTGGAATGGTTCCGTATTCTGAAGCACTTAATCCAGATATTATTACGCCTACCTATGATTCACAAGCAGCTATCTACCAAGGTGTCATTGCTGAGTTGGATGAAGCCATGGCAATTATTGGAGATGCCACCGTAACTGGGGATGGTGTAGAAGTTTTGGCTGAGAATGATCTTTTCTTTGGTGGAGACCTACAACAATGGAAAAAGTTGGCCAATAGCCTTAAACTAAGAATGGCGCTAAGAGCCCAAGGAGCACCTGGAGCGGATTTTGCCACCGCTGCGATAAGCGAAGCATTGGCAAGTGATCTTTTGGTAACTGATGGCGATAACGCCCTTATGGAAAAGGATACTGAAATATCACAGTGGTCCAACGCTGCGTATGGAGACGTTTGGCACAACTTCGGTGTAGGTTCCAACTGGACCGTGGGTAAGACCTTGATAGATTACTTACAAGCAAACAACGATCCAAGACTACCCATGTACGCACAACCCATTGATGGTGGTGAAGTGGTTTTCACTGAACCTGTTGAAGGTGAAGGTGTGGCACTTTTTGATAAACACGTGGATTTCATCCTTGCCCAATTGGACAATGCTGGAGTAAGTTACACCAGAACTGATGGAACCAATGGGGATGGCTTGGCAACAGTAACCATTAATGTAGCTACAGACACGCCTTATTACGTGGGCCAACCCACCCGTCTAAATGGATTGATCTATACCCATGTAAAAGAAGCTTTGTTCTCGAGACCAGCTGCCATAGTTATCAATGCCAAAAACCAAGGAAATGAAATTTTTCCAGAAATTGTGTTCACGGCAGCGGAGGGCAACTTTTTGCAGGCCGAAGCGATTGTAAAAGGGTTGGCTACTGGCGATGCTCAGACGTTCTATCAAGAAGGAATACGACAGGCCATGAGAATATGGAACGTTGACGATGCCGCAATTGAAACATTTATATCTACAGAAGATATGGCACTTTTGAATGGTTCAGCTGATGAAAACCTAGAGAAGATAAGCATCCAAAGATGGATTGCAGCATATACCGATGGTTCAGAAGCTTGGGCAATCGTTAGGGATAGTGGATATCCTTCCGAATTGGCCGCGGGAGTTTCCGATTATGATCTTTACAGTGCAGGAACGTTGAATGGTGCATATCCACAACGAATGCGCTATGGTACCAATGCATATAATACCAACGGCCCCAATACAGAAGCAGCTAATGCTGCACAGGGCCCAGATATGCAAGGAACTACACTTTGGTTTGCACAATAA